In Saccharomyces cerevisiae S288C chromosome V, complete sequence, one DNA window encodes the following:
- the PAC2 gene encoding Pac2p (Microtubule effector required for tubulin heterodimer formation; binds alpha-tubulin, required for normal microtubule function, null mutant exhibits cold-sensitive microtubules and sensitivity to benomyl): MTYEIGDRLKIGGYFCTIKFIGVIKPWPSVKAYGVEWDDHSRGKHSGTIDDIHYFDVQIPNSGSFLKESKIKSPGVRRITFYEALSEKYGGSSNNINDLSIGNKRVEGLGFDELNARNKNYKKLRKIALRDSDVAILFQNQDELNRVIQNCVNVKDLDLSLNLFTNINSLCEFIEPLKNLESLNISQNKLLSGWDNLKEYDLSHIKTLRLSSCGLSYKHIGKLLKSFRTLKMLDLSYNNLTSAGIQNFENEIPCTLEELNISGNNLISFPLFPKNLTLKGLNVSNNQISRAPSIAIYSVESLDITDNKFKERSLIDDLNKTFPSLKNIHLSGNEFNYNGNYINVEEQATFYEVLARFDRVMVLNGSICDVKTRREAEMFFVSKVMNNELSYDTNLPRWSSLIKSYEIDMSKLSFNNERETRQSLVLKIKIRAGKKPSSDLDYWVLPSFTVRYVKSVICRKLNFDILNVKLFHENSEGMINEIKYNFRPISDFNVVNGDIIHVSSPVNNKSIQKVNSPS; this comes from the coding sequence ATGACTTATGAAATTGGGGACAGACTCAAGATTGGTGGATATTTTTGCACCATCAAATTCATAGGTGTTATTAAGCCGTGGCCTTCGGTAAAAGCTTATGGGGTGGAATGGGACGATCACAGCCGGGGAAAACATTCTGGAACAATAGATGACATACACTATTTTGACGTTCAAATTCCTAATTCAGGATCATTTTTGAAGGAGTCTAAGATTAAATCTCCAGGTGTACGCAGAATTACGTTTTACGAAGCATTGTCAGAAAAGTATGGAGGCTCGAGTAATAACATTAATGACCTATCTATAGGTAACAAAAGGGTTGAGGGTTTGGGATTCGATGAACTAAATGCGAGAAATAAGAATTATAAGAAGTTAAGAAAAATAGCTTTGCGAGATTCCGATGTCGCTATattgtttcaaaatcaagatGAGTTAAACCGTGTAATACAAAATTGTGTGAACGTCAAGGACCTTGATTTATCGCTTAATCTATTCACGAATATCAACTCTTTATGTGAGTTCATAGAACCTTTGAAGAACTTGGAGAGCCTTAATATATCtcaaaataaacttttaaGCGGTTGGGACAACTTGAAAGAATATGACCTATCACACATCAAAACTTTACGTCTGTCTTCCTGTGGTTTAAGTTATAAACATATTGGTAAGCTGCTCAAAAGCTTCAGGACACTGAAAATGTTGGATTTAAGCTATAACAACTTGACCAGTGCGGGaatccaaaattttgagaatGAAATACCGTGTACTTTGGAGGAACTGAATATTAGCGGAAATAATCTTATATCGTTTCCAttgtttccaaaaaatttgacatTGAAAGGTTTAAATGTCTCCAATAATCAAATTTCTAGAGCACCAAGTATTGCTATTTATTCTGTTGAATCCTTGGATATAACAGATAACAAATTTAAGGAAAGAAGTTTGATAGATGATTTGAATAAGACATTTccctctttgaaaaatatccaTCTGAGTGGCAACGAATTCAACTACAACGGAAATTATATTAACGTCGAAGAACAGGCTACTTTTTATGAAGTACTGGCTAGGTTTGATCGTGTGATGGTATTGAATGGATCAATATGTGATGtaaaaacaagaagagagGCTGAGatgttttttgtttccaaGGTAATGAATAACGAATTGAGCTATGACACCAATCTGCCGCGTTGGTCAAGCCTCATAAAGTCGTATGAAATCGATATGAGTAAGCTAAGTTTCAACAATGAAAGAGAAACACGGCAATCTCTTGtcttaaaaataaagataagAGCTGGCAAGAAGCCGAGTAGTGATTTAGATTATTGGGTCCTTCCCAGTTTTACAGTAAGGTACGTTAAGAGTGTAATATGTCGAAAGCTAAACTTTGACATACTGAATGTTAAGTTAtttcatgaaaattctGAAGGGATGATAAACGAAATAAAGTATAATTTTCGCCCCATTTCAGATTTTAATGTTGTGAACGGAGATATTATTCATGTTTCGTCTCCAGTAAATAACAAGAGCATTCAGAAGGTTAACAGCCCATCGTAA
- the TMA20 gene encoding translation machinery-associated protein 20 (Ribosome-associated protein; involved along with heterodimeric partner Tma22p in recycling of 40S ribosomal subunits; involved in nonsense-mediated mRNA decay (NMD); contains a putative RNA binding domain; null mutant exhibits translation defects; localizes to the cytosol; has homology to human oncogene MCT-1; protein abundance increases in response to DNA replication stress) has protein sequence MFKKFTREDVHSRSKVKSSIQRTLKAKLVKQYPKIEDVIDELIPKKSQIELIKCEDKIQLYSVDGEVLFFQKFDELIPSLKLVHKFPEAYPTVQVDRGAIKFVLSGANIMCPGLTSAGADLPPAPGYEKGTIVVINAENKENALAIGELMMGTEEIKSVNKGHSIELIHHLGDPLWNFSVE, from the exons ATGTTTAAGAA ATTCACAAGAGAAGATGTCCATTCACGTTCAAAGGTCAAATCTTCAATTCAAAGAACGTTAAAGGCCAAATTGGTCAAGCAGTACCCCAAAATAGAAGAtgttattgatgaattaaTTCCTAAGAAGAGTCAAATCGAGTTGATTAAATGTGAAGATAAGATCCAATTGTATTCCGTCGATGGTgaagttcttttttttcaaaaattcgaTGAACTGATTCCAAGCCTGAAATTAGTACACAAATTTCCAGAGGCTTATCCCACTGTTCAGGTTGATAGAGGTGCTATTAAATTCGTTCTCTCAGGTGCTAATATCATGTGCCCTGGCCTAACTTCTGCGGGTGCCGACTTACCACCTGCTCCTGGTTACGAGAAAGGTACGATTGTAGTCATCAATGCCGAAAATAAAGAGAATGCATTGGCTATTGGTGAATTGATGATGGGtactgaagaaattaaatcaGTGAACAAAGGTCATTCCATAGAATTGATTCACCATTTGGGCGACCCCTTATGGAACTTCAGCGTTGAGTAA
- the SEC3 gene encoding GTP-Rho binding exocyst subunit SEC3 (Subunit of the exocyst complex; the exocyst mediates polarized targeting and tethering of post-Golgi secretory vesicles to sites of exocytosis prior to SNARE-mediated fusion; PtdIns[4,5]P2-binding protein that localizes to exocytic sites in a Rho1p-dependent, actin-independent manner, targeting and anchoring the exocyst to the plasma membrane with Exo70p; direct GTP Rho1p effector; required for ER inheritance; relocalizes away from bud neck upon DNA replication stress) encodes MRSSKSPFKRKSHSRETSHDENTSFFHKRTISGSSAHHSRNVSQGAVPSSAPPVSGGNYSHKRNVSRASNSSQTSNFLAEQYERDRKAIINCCFSRPDHKTGEPPNNYITHVRIIEDSKFPSSRPPPDSKLENKKKRLLILSAKPNNAKLIQIHKARENSDGSFQIGRTWQLTELVRVEKDLEISEGFILTMSKKYYWETNSAKERTVFIKSLITLYIQTFEGHVPELVNWDLSLFYLDERSYQRAVITNRPGSVSPIKSPTSNFTTNTTQSVGSVPFSAPTERTRRSETESVNPVSTPASVEYHAGMKSLNKAPYSSNSTLNEVNKRYELEQQQQQEEAELRRLEEQKRLQLQKENEMKRLEEERRIKQEERKRQMELEHQRQLEEEERKRQMELEAKKQMELKRQRQFEEEQRLKKERELLEIQRKQREQETAERLKKEEQEALAKKEEEEKSKRNKVDNESYTQEINGKVDNLLEDLNAVLAEETETTPTMQNGTYVPERSTARAHDQLKKPLNIAKVESLGGSDLNDSISLSDEIAGLNTSNLSGEDQDEKNDLSFEKGDEVRYSNNFEGEAPHVYHEVSIIQEEAPAVSQKLILPEENNESEALIESKEEIKTMENIDDEVLLEILTDINWSIEDDADSMIERIDLRLAETEYLFNQNLLSLQKIGPNIRPYEDKVNDECHRIIPTLSLFLMEMSNFSNDIENVESQDNGLQVESANKKLLWNTLDELLKTVSLDEISLNQLLECPIREKNLPWMENQLNLLLKAFQAIGSDGNEVEYNLREISGLKQRLQFYEKVTKIFLNRIVEEMQKKFSNIRGQDISHDQMIRILTTLLIFSPLILFCKEISQKSYQAIVENWNVSIQPVYMELWTKKISQLQGIDTNDEKMNELSLSQLLNEWDTFRKERKTNDINPVFKNSFSLLTECLQTMRQECIVYQNFVEVFFHISSKHNFEEYIKHFNDPDAPPILLDTVKVMQSDREAAVIETQLVSRIFQPIVTRLSSYFVELVKAEPTVAPALTFYLENEIKSLESSNHEFLLSAVTRMYTQIKQVWSDNVEEQVLHFERISNATTNGEILPGILDLPVGLKNSEDLFQFAKRSMDIKDTDEGYESIELMNSSFRKLSIAATRSITHKEVNSSINPNLSDTAALNNDYMETISLLVNSNWLTEMLSMLNFNKDGIFDTSLQNVKKVFDVEKESYASFLLRDTMPKLTAFVYGVSNIIENTNNVNMTNPSRWAAYSRQNLENILLAYTSHEIETLVKRLHTHMVNDFGYHQENAINNVLCDKLWSCIQGQTVSLYLKLYTVIDKHYRGTNIRFTKNDIISAFEEYKNA; translated from the coding sequence ATGAGGTCCTCGAAGTCTCCTTTTAAAAGGAAGTCTCACAGTCGTGAGACATCACACGATGAAAACACATCGTTTTTCCACAAGAGAACAATATCCGGTAGCAGTGCTCACCATTCTAGAAACGTCAGTCAAGGTGCAGTACCCTCTTCCGCACCACCTGTTTCTGGTGGAAATTATTCGCATAAGAGAAACGTGTCGAGAGCTTCAAATTCCTCTCAAACTTCGAATTTTTTAGCCGAACAATATGAAAGGGATAGGAAAGCCATAATTAATTGCTGCTTTTCCAGACCCGACCATAAGACAGGTGAACCGCCGAATAATTATATTACACATGTCCGGATTATAGAAGATTCAAAATTCCCTAGTTCAAGACCTCCTCCAGATTCAAAATTGgagaacaaaaagaaaagactCCTTATTTTGAGTGCCAAGCCCAACAATGCCAAGCTAATACAAATTCATAAAGCAAGAGAAAACTCAGACGgctcttttcaaattggtAGAACTTGGCAGTTGACCGAACTAGTAAGAGTAGAGAAGGACCTGGAGATATCTGAAGGCTTCATTCTTACCATGAGTAAAAAATACTACTGGGAAACGAATTCTGCGAAGGAAAGAACTGTTTTCATTAAATCTCTAATTACTCTATACATTCAAACATTCGAAGGTCATGTCCCTGAATTGGTCAATTGGGATTTATCCCTTTTTTATCTTGACGAGAGGAGTTATCAAAGAGCAGTCATCACAAATCGCCCCGGTTCCGTATCTCCAATAAAGTCACCTACAAGTAATTTCACGACAAACACTACCCAATCGGTGGGCTCTGTCCCCTTTTCAGCACCTACTGAGAGGACAAGAAGGTCTGAAACAGAAAGCGTTAATCCAGTGTCAACGCCTGCAAGCGTGGAATATCATGCAGGAATGAAATCTCTAAATAAGGCCCCCTATTCTTCCAATTCGACATTGAATGAAGTGAATAAAAGATACGAGTTAgagcaacaacagcaacaagaAGAGGCTGAACTGAGACGATTAGAAGAGCAAAAAAGACTTCAGttacaaaaggaaaatgagatgaaaagattagaagaggaaagaagaataaagCAGGAGGAGAGGAAAAGGCAAATGGAATTGGAACACCAACGACAACTCGAAGAAGAGGAACGAAAACGTCAAATGGAACTGGAGGCTAAAAAGCAAATGGAGTTGAAACGTCAACGGCAATTCGAAGAAGAGCAACGcctaaaaaaagagagagaaCTATTGGAAATACagagaaaacaaagagaaCAAGAAACAGCTGAGagattaaaaaaagaagagcaaGAAGCGCTTGCTAAAaaggaggaggaagaaaaaagtaaaagaaacaaagtAGACAATGAAAGTTATACTCAAGAAATAAATGGTAAGGTTGATAACCTTTTGGAGGACTTAAACGCAGTTTTGGCGGAAGAAACAGAAACCACCCCTACTATGCAAAATGGTACTTACGTGCCCGAGAGAAGTACAGCTAGAGCTCATGACCAATTAAAAAAACCACTAAATATTGCCAAAGTTGAGTCACTCGGTGGAAGCGATTTGAATGACTCGATCAGTTTGAGTGACGAGATAGCAGGTTTGAATACATCTAACTTATCAGGAGAGGACCAAGATGAGAAGAACGATCTTTCGTTCGAGAAGGGAGATGAGGTTAGGTATAGCAATAATTTTGAAGGTGAAGCTCCTCACGTGTACCATGAAGTGTCAATTATTCAAGAAGAAGCACCTGCCGTTTCGCAGAAATTAATCCTTCCGGAAGAGAATAACGAATCTGAAGCGCTGATTGAATCTAAAGAGGAGATAAAAACGATGGAAAATATTGACGATGAGGTTTTATTAGAAATATTAACAGATATCAATTGGTCCATTGAAGACGATGCTGATAGTATGATTGAAAGGATTGACTTAAGATTGGCGGAAACGGAATACTTATTCAACcaaaatttattatctttgcAAAAAATTGGGCCTAATATCCGCCCCTACGAAGACAAGGTCAATGACGAATGTCATCGCATAATCCCCACTCTCTCTTTATTCTTGATGGAAATGAGCAATTTTTCTAATGATATCGAAAACGTAGAGAGCCAAGATAACGGATTACAAGTTGAAAGTGCTAACAAGAAACTTCTATGGAACACACTTGAtgaacttttgaaaactgtATCTCTTGATGAAATTTCCCTAAATCAGTTATTAGAATGTCCAATAAGAGAGAAGAACTTGCCATGGATGGAAAACCAattgaatttattattaaaagCATTTCAAGCAATAGGCAGCGATGGAAATGAAGTAGAATATAATCTAAGAGAAATTTCCGGACTAAAGCAGAGGCTACAGTTTTATGAGAAAGTTACCAAGATATTTCTTAACAGAATTGTGGAGGAAATGCAGAAGAAATTCTCAAATATACGTGGACAAGATATCTCACACGATCAAATGATTAGAATTTTGACGActttattgatattttctccTTTAATACTGTTCtgtaaagaaatttcacAAAAATCGTATCAAGCAATTGTGGAAAATTGGAACGTCAGTATTCAACCAGTATACATGGAGTTATGGACTAAGAAAATATCACAATTACAAGGCATTGACacaaatgatgaaaaaatgaatgagCTGAGCTTAAGCCAGTTACTAAATGAATGGGACACATTTagaaaagagagaaaaacaAATGATATCAACCCGGTTTTCAAGAAtagtttttctcttcttacCGAGTGCCTTCAAACCATGAGGCAAGAATGTATTgtttatcaaaattttgtcGAAGTGTTCTTTCATATATCTTCAAAGCATAATTTCGAAGAATACATTAAACATTTCAATGATCCAGATGCTCCTCCAATATTATTAGATACTGTGAAAGTAATGCAATCTGATAGAGAAGCAGCCGTTATTGAAACCCAGTTGGTCTCAAGAATATTCCAACCTATTGTCACTAGGCTGTCCTCATATTTTGTAGAATTAGTGAAAGCCGAACCAACGGTAGCCCCAGCCTTAACTTTTTACTTGGAGAATGAAATTAAAAGCTTAGAATCATCCAACcatgaatttttattgtCTGCAGTGACTAGAATGTACACACAAATAAAACAAGTGTGGTCTGATAATGTAGAAGAGCAGGTTTTGCACTTCGAAAGAATTTCTAACGCAACCACCAATGGAGAAATTCTTCCAGGTATACTTGATTTACCAGTAGGCTTGAAGAATTCAGAAGATTTGTTCCAATTTGCTAAGAGGTCTATGGATATTAAAGATACCGATGAAGGCTACGAGTCCATCGAATTAATGAATTCGAGCTTCAGGAAGCTAAGCATAGCTGCCACACGATCGATAACTCACAAAGAAGTTAATTCAAGCATTAATCCAAACCTTTCAGATACTGCTGCTTTAAATAATGACTATATGGAAACTATTTCTCTCCTAGTGAACAGTAACTGGCTAACTGAAATGCTTTCCATGTTAAACTTCAATAAGGATGGTATATTTGATACGTCATTGCAAAACGTTAAGAAAGTTTTCGATGTGGAAAAAGAATCTTATGCTTCCTTTCTACTCCGCGATACTATGCCTAAACTAACAGCCTTTGTTTATGGTGTGAGCAAcatcattgaaaatacCAACAATGTGAACATGACCAATCCTTCAAGATGGGCCGCATATAGCAGGCAGAACCTAGAGAACATTCTTTTAGCATACACTTCCcatgaaattgaaactCTAGTAAAAAGGCTGCACACTCATATGGTAAATGACTTCGGTTACCACCAAGAAAATGCCATAAACAACGTCCTATGCGATAAGTTGTGGTCGTGCATTCAAGGTCAAACCGTCTCACTATACTTGAAACTATACACTGTAATTGATAAACACTATAGAGGGACAAACATACGCTTCACGAAGAACGATATCATAAGTGCGTTCGAGGAATACAAGAATGCCTAA
- the NTF2 gene encoding Ran GTPase-binding protein NTF2 (Nuclear envelope protein; interacts with GDP-bound Gsp1p and with proteins of the nuclear pore to transport Gsp1p into the nucleus where it is an essential player in nucleocytoplasmic transport), with product MSLDFNTLAQNFTQFYYNQFDTDRSQLGNLYRNESMLTFETSQLQGAKDIVEKLVSLPFQKVQHRITTLDAQPASPNGDVLVMITGDLLIDEEQNPQRFSQVFHLIPDGNSYYVFNDIFRLNYSA from the coding sequence ATGTCTCTCGACTTTAACACTTTGGCCCAAAACTTCACCCAGTTTTACTATAATCAATTTGATACCGATAGAAGCCAATTGGGTAACTTGTACAGAAATGAATCTATGCTAACATTCGAGACTAGTCAATTGCAAGGTGCAAAGGACATTGTTGAGAAATTAGTATCTTTGCCATTTCAAAAGGTCCAACATCGTATCACTACTTTGGATGCGCAACCTGCTTCCCCAAATGGCGATGTCTTAGTCATGATCACTGGTGATCTGTTGATTGACGAAGAACAAAATCCACAGCGTTTCTCTCAAGTGTTCCATTTGATTCCTGATGGAAACTCTTACTACGTGTTTAACGATATCTTCCGTTTGAATTACTCTGCTTAA
- a CDS encoding bifunctional 4-hydroxy-4-methyl-2-oxoglutarate aldolase/oxaloacetate decarboxylase (Bifunctional HMG aldolase/oxaloacetate decarboxylase; requires divalent metal ions for activity; competitively inhibited by oxalate; forms a ring-shaped homotrimer; similar to members of the prokaryotic RraA family of class II (divalent metal ion dependent) pyruvate aldolases from the meta cleavage pathways of protocatechuate and gallate) — protein MSDLQKLQRFSTCDISDGLLNVYNIPTGGYFPNLTAISPPQNSSIVGTAYTVLFAPIDDPRPAVNYIDSVPPNSILVLALEPHLQSQFHPFIKITQAMYGGLMSTRAQYLKSNGTVVFGRIRDVDEHRTLNHPVFAYGVGSCAPKAVVKAVGTNVQLKILTSDGVTQTICPGDYIAGDNNGIVRIPVQETDISKLVTYIEKSIEVDLLVSEDIKNGIPAKQAQNDRRSVLKKYI, from the coding sequence ATGTCAGATCTTCAAAAGTTACAGAGGTTCTCAACCTGTGATATTTCGGACGGATTGTTGAATGTTTATAACATTCCAACGGGTGGTTATTTCCCTAATCTAACAGCAATTTCTCCACCGCAAAATAGCTCCATAGTAGGCACTGCATACACAGTACTGTTTGCACCCATTGATGATCCAAGACCTGCCGTGAACTATATAGACTCTGTCCCTCCCAACTCAATACTCGTCCTCGCACTGGAGCCCCATTTGCAAAGTCAGTTCCACCCATTTATTAAAATTACGCAAGCGATGTACGGGGGGCTGATGAGTACCAGAGCACAATATTTGAAATCGAATGGGACAGTAGTCTTTGGACGCATAAGAGATGTGGATGAACACCGGACTTTAAACCATCCCGTTTTTGCTTACGGTGTTGGATCTTGCGCTCCAAAGGCTGTCGTTAAAGCCGTAGGCACTAACGTACAGTTGAAAATCTTAACGAGTGATGGCGTAACCCAAACAATATGTCCTGGTGATTATATTGCAGGTGACAATAATGGAATAGTACGCATTCCTGTTCAAGAGACTGacatttcaaaattagTTACCTATATCGAAAAGTCAATTGAAGTGGATTTACTTGTCTCTGAAGATATTAAGAATGGTATTCCCGCCAAACAAGCTCAAAATGATCGAAGATCAGtattaaagaaatacaTTTAA
- the TIR1 gene encoding GPI-anchored mannoprotein (Cell wall mannoprotein; expression is downregulated at acidic pH and induced by cold shock and anaerobiosis; abundance is increased in cells cultured without shaking; member of the Srp1p/Tip1p family of serine-alanine-rich proteins), producing MAYTKIALFAAIAALASAQTQDQINELNVILNDVKSHLQEYISLASDSSSGFSLSSMPAGVLDIGMALASATDDSYTTLYSEVDFAGVSKMLTMVPWYSSRLEPALKSLNGDASSSAAPSSSAAPTSSAAPSSSAAPTSSAASSSSEAKSSSAAPSSSEAKSSSAAPSSSEAKSSSAAPSSSEAKSSSAAPSSTEAKITSAAPSSTGAKTSAISQITDGQIQATKAVSEQTENGAAKAFVGMGAGVVAAAAMLL from the coding sequence ATGGCTTACACTAAGATCGCTTTATTCGCTGCTATTGCTGCTTTGGCTTCCGCTCAAACCCAAGATCAAATTAACGAATTGAACGTTATTTTGAACGATGTCAAATCTCACTTGCAAGAGTACATTAGCTTAGCTTCTGATTCTTCCTCTGGATTTTCCTTAAGCAGTATGCCAGCTGGTGTTTTGGATATCGGTATGGCTTTAGCTTCCGCCACTGACGACTCCTACACTACTTTGTACTCTGAGGTTGACTTTGCTGGTGTTAGCAAGATGTTGACCATGGTTCCATGGTACTCCTCTAGATTGGAACCAGCTTTGAAGTCTTTGAATGGTGatgcttcttcttctgctgcCCCAAGCTCTTCTGCTGCTCCAACTTCTTCTGCTGCCCCAAGCTCATCTGCTGCCCCAACTTCTTCTGCTGCCTCAAGCTCTTCTGAAGCTAAGTCTTCTTCTGCTGCCCCAAGCTCTTCTGAAGCTAAGTCTTCTTCTGCTGCCCCAAGCTCTTCTGAAGCTAAGTCTTCTTCTGCTGCCCCAAGCTCTTCTGAAGCTAAGTCTTCTTCTGCTGCTCCAAGCTCCACTGAAGCTAAGATAACTTCTGCTGCTCCAAGCTCCACTGGTGCCAAGACCTCTGCCATCTCTCAAATTACCGATGGTCAAATCCAAGCTACCAAGGCTGTTTCTGAGCAAACTGAAAACGGTGCTGCTAAGGCCTTTGTTGGTATGGGTGCTGGTGTTGTCGCAGCTGCCGCTATGTTGTTATAA
- the PRE1 gene encoding proteasome core particle subunit beta 4 (Beta 4 subunit of the 20S proteasome; localizes to the nucleus throughout the cell cycle) — protein MDIILGIRVQDSVILASSKAVTRGISVLKDSDDKTRQLSPHTLMSFAGEAGDTVQFAEYIQANIQLYSIREDYELSPQAVSSFVRQELAKSIRSRRPYQVNVLIGGYDKKKNKPELYQIDYLGTKVELPYGAHGYSGFYTFSLLDHHYRPDMTTEEGLDLLKLCVQELEKRMPMDFKGVIVKIVDKDGIRQVDDFQAQ, from the coding sequence ATGGATATTATTCTGGGCATCCGTGTACAGGATTCTGTCATTCTAGCGTCTTCTAAGGCAGTCACAAGAGGTATTTCTGTTTTAAAAGATTCTGATGATAAAACGAGACAATTATCGCCACATACATTGATGAGTTTTGCCGGTGAAGCTGGTGACACCGTTCAATTCGCCGAGTACATTCAAGCCAATATCCAATTATACTCCATTAGAGAAGATTATGAGCTCTCTCCACAAGCAGTATCTAGTTTTGTTAGGCAAGAATTAGCCAAGTCAATTAGGTCGAGAAGACCATACCAAGTCAACGTATTGATTGGAGGCTAtgacaaaaagaagaacaaacCGGAACTATATCAAATTGACTACTTGGGTACTAAAGTCGAATTACCCTATGGTGCTCATGGTTACTCGGGGTTTTACACATTCTCTTTACTAGATCATCATTATAGACCTGATATGACTACTGAGGAGGGTTTAGATTTATTAAAACTATGTGTACAAGAgcttgaaaaaagaatgccAATGGACTTCAAGGGCGTCATTGTTAAAATCGTGGATAAAGATGGCATAAGACAAGTAGATGACTTCCAGGCACAGTGA